In Babesia bovis T2Bo chromosome 3, whole genome shotgun sequence, the genomic window TGTATCTAACGAGCGTGTCTCCATCTGAATGTAATGTAACAGGCTACACAATAGGAATGAAAGTGCATACAGACTTTAACAATATTCATACCTGGTAAACATTGCTCATAATGAGGTTGTAAACCGACAGTGGCAACTTTGCACCACTCTTCGGCAATTACTAGCTGCGTTGAAAGAAATGCGATAAGAATATACGTTAACAATGTTGTTCTTCCATCCTGACGACGACTACACATGTGTAACACACCGACCATAGTGTGATACACAACATATCATCCAACATTAATGTGTTTCATGACCATTCCGGTAAATTTGTGTTTATTATTTAGTTGGCAAAAGAATTTCCACAAACACCCCCAATGATGTCGTTTTGATACACACAAAATCTAGTGCCTAGTTCCGTAATATACGTTCAACATGTTGCTACACATAATTCTAATTCGAGTTTCAATTACATTAAACGTGCGATTGTTTCGTTCTAAGTGATTTTTAATTAGACGGAGTGTGTTTCAATCCTCTTCGTATGCTGCGACCCCGACCAAACAATGTGCTCTCGTCAACTGCTTCGTAATCTGTCCGTTGTGcacatattttttataataacataccgGCATATAGCTGCCCACATGCGGCGTCGATGCTTTGTCCAAAGTGATTTCTGAATAGAGGTTAACAAGGAaatggattccataccTGAATGAAAAGGATATCTTGCTCTTTTTGAGTATAGCCTTGGTATTGTTAATCGATTATAATCAACATACCTTGAAAGTGTCAATGACGTTATCTTCTGTTCGTTCAAATTTACATATAGATTTTACTGTAAGGTTGTCTAGTTCGCGATCATCAGCACTAACCCGTATTATAAGGTATAAGGTTTACGTGGTATAAATATCGAATCTCGTCGGGTCGATTACTAATTACTTTAACTAGCTCTTCCGCATGTTCACGTGTATCGTTCTCACCTTTGATGAGAATGTATGATATCCAAATACGTTTTCCGGTTAAACGAATGCGCTCGTCCAATAATTCAAATACGTCCCTAAATGGATACAACTGGTTAACCGGGACTAGCTTGTTGCGCTGATCTGTGAAAGGCGAATGCATTGAGAAAGCAAGGTTTACCTGGAAATGATAGATTACAACAGAAAAAAACATACATGAGGATGGTCGCGGTTTAATTTTTTCAAACCAGGTAGTATCCCGACTGTGGATATGTTAAGCCTTCGCGATGACATAGCAAATAAATCGTTATCACTTAGTATGTTAATTGCACGGAATACGTTAGGATTTGATAAGGGTTCGCCCATACCTGCGTCATATGAGTCAAATATATAGGGGTTGTTATTAGACAACTAGAGCTTATATAAACGTAACGGGTTTCGTATCGATAACAAACAGTAAAACCCACCCATAAACGATATGCTGTCTATTTGGTGACCATTTTGTCGAAAATAAAGAACTTGATCAGTTATTTCGTCGACAGACAAATTACGTTTCAGACCAATCCTGCCTGTTGCGCAAAAGGCACATGCATAGGCGCAACCAACCTGCTATATGTAAAAGGCAAATATACTAACATACTTGACTTGATATGCAAAGAGATTTATGTGTTGGAAAACTCAGCAATACAGCCTCAACCTTGCTTTTATCGCGGTTTTCAAACAGAACCTTACAAGCACGATCAGACTTCGTGCTTGTAGTAGGCTTTAAAGACAATAATGATCCGCCAAAATGGTCATGAAGTTCTTCACGCACATGCTTCGGTATATGATACATTTCAAGATAATTAGACGACTTGGCACTGTAAACCGAACGGAGAATCTGCGATAGTCGGTAACCCGCAGCATTGCTTCGTTGCAAAACAGACCGTATACCATTGTAACGTGCTGATCGTTCAATGGCCGGGTGTACCATGGTTATACAAATCAGTCATACTAACATTTTCTTTACGTGAGATAGTGAACTGAGCACAGTCCCATTGTCTAAGAAGGCAATTAACTCCAAAAAAACAATTATaagacaatatataactacATAGCTACAAAGTaaacattaaaatatagtaAACAGCACTCACAAGACTTAAATTTTAAGCCGAAAGCGACAAGACATGGATACCGACGGGGTCACCGAAGACGTGGTAAGGCGCCAGAAATTTCAAGAAGAATAAGGTCCAATTATGAACATACAAGTTGCGGTCATATAATTATTCATTAGTGAACATATCACCCTTGTGGGATCGACTGTTATAAATTAAAGTGAATTATATCCACCTCAAATCCTGGTGTGTAGAACCGAGTATACTGTACTctaaaatatattgaagaagCAATGTACCATATGTGAAGCCTAGATTTAAATCATATTCCACCCTGAGCGACTCTGGTACATCATTTGAGACAAAGTGCGCCTGAAAACGATAGCGTGCATTGACGCATCGCGGCCCAATAAGACCTATTGGAACGTGATAAGCATACTAATTTTACTATTGCCTGTAGCGTATAGGTACcaataaatatattctttACCTAACGGCTACGTAGTAGTGTGCGTTCAACTACCTTCTATGTGGATCAGGTAAGTGTGTATCCCCGAACCGTTGCGTTCCAAGCGAAGGCACATTGTTCCAATCAATTTGCTGGAAATATAatggttgtatatttattttaaaaagCTGAAATATCCCTTGGTGGTATTAACTTTGTTGTGAAGAGTCAATTGTGTTTCTTGCTATAGTGTTTTCGCCTCTGTAGTTCCTCTAGAGGAATGTGATTTTTTCATTACATAGTGACGTGCCTGATGTTTAAACGTGTTTTATAAAGTGCAGGATACACTGAGCGCGCACAAAATGATTTGGTTCACTACAAGAAAGGACCATCTTGACGATGGTATCCCTCCTAGCAGGGCACCATCCGTCACCTTCAACTTCCTTTTCAACAACACCCTAAGGATGGGATTCGGAATGCAACTCATCGGTTTCGTTGGCATGAATCTTGTCTACTTTGCTTACGGCGGAAAGGGACTCTTCACGTACGATATTGCTGGACTACCTGAAGCCAGCAGGCTCGATGAGGGTTTCCGTGGACACATCACTACATTTTCCATGATTTACATGTTGGGATCTCTTAGTTTGATGTGCTTCCAAGTTCTGTTGGCTGATGACACATGCTGGGCTAGAGGTTATCGCTCTGGTTCTAAGATCTTAAGGCTGGCTACCTTCCTCGATGCCATCAGCTCAACCATGCAGTTCATCTTCTATTTGTACATTTCCAAGTTCTACACCGAAAGATGGTTCGTGCATCTAAATGAAGGTAGCTCGGAACTCGTATTCTTTGTTTTTACTAGAATTTCTCACGCATTCGCATGTTTCTTGTACGGTCTCGCATGCTACCTTCTTGAAGTCTACCACGACGAAGGTGCCGGTGACCTACATGCCTACCTCAACGGTGTTTGCTTCGTTTTGACGGGTTGTGCTGGTAAGTGGTTCAATAAATGTATCTGTATTCGTTCAGAACTCATGGTCCTCATCTTCCAAAAGGGAATGCTTGCCACTCCACTACTTTTGATTACCTTGGCAGCTGCTACTCTCTGGGCAGTTTACTTCGAGCCTGAAGTTACCTTCGTATCACCCGCTCTGCAAGAAACCGAGCTGACCAATGATGTGGAACACCAAGTAGAAAAATTCACCAGGCTTACTCCCAGCAGCCAAATCCAGTTATACTGAACATAGTACATATCTGTAACAACCAAAACACCTAAACAGTGTGTATTATCTACATCCGTGTATTATGGTGATGCGTATGGTGAAAACACAATCTGGTTATAAGCGCAAAATTTTTTATCATAATTTGCTTCAAATGGAAAagagtatatatgttgaacaTCCATTAATGCAAATATTGAAAAAAAGTCCGATAATGTTATGGAACAAAGCCTGGCAATGCTACTGAACGACTTCTTATTTTTTGTTTCTAAAAGCgtctatatattatgtCTCTTATTGAGAATGTAATATAGTTGATGCtatgtatatcaatgttTCATGAAACTTTCAACTGATCTATTACATCAATAAGGAGTGTTCTAAAAAAAATTCAAAAACAACGTTACCTTCCTACGCAGACATCAATGAGAGTttttgtaacatatattagTAAATAAAAAGCAATGTGACGTTTAAAATGAGGCCCACCTATTAATTAGGAATTTCGATTTCGACGATTTATCCCACGAAGTACCAGGGTCATCATAAGTCAATTGAGGACAATCATTAGCTTGTTATTAATGTTGACATGAATATTATACCCTATTTTCATCGTTGTATAGTTTTCGTGCTGCACTAGATAGAGTAACATACGCCCGCTCGAATGCATGAGTTAGCTTTATCAGGTTTGCTAATTCATTATACGTCATTTCAATGCATTGCACAGGAATGTTATTTTGACTTTTCCACACTGTATCACGTTAGCGGCGGACTCTCTGTGATCCACCGTACTCTATAAGCACTGGTTAGCAACTATTCTATCTGACCAAATGAACGCTTTAATACATATGGCGCCTTTTTTGGCTTGTATTCTAACTTTGTTTTCAATTGTCCCGCAAACAGAAAGTGTCACATTAGATCTTAGTTTGACTGCTTTCCCGGATGTGATTGAGTGTTACCATGGAACATTCTTAAATTGCGGCGTCTACAGATTTTTTCGTACAAGAAGTGGCATAATATCCATGATAAAATATGGTTCTACTCTCCTTGATGGACCTGTATACGATCTGATATATGGTTTGAAGGAAGTCATTGTACAAGATTATAAGAGGGATGGAATTCATATGGTAACGGTTCACCTCTGCTTCGAAAATAATACTCCGCTACAAACTCAGTATTTAAAGGTGGTAAATGGAACTTTCATAACTTCCACCAAGGATATTTTGCATTCACTAATAAATGGCCCTATATTGTTGTCACTAAATCTTCGCGAAGGTTCCGTACATCCATTTATCACAATGCATCAATCTTCAGGTTTCTATAATGGGTTTCAATGGTCCCTACTGCCATCCACACATCATAAGGCATATGAACTGCCAGAATTACACATAAGGGTTAACATGGGACTCTTCTTCATATCACCAATATTTATTGTAGATAAAGAACACACCTTTCCTAATCCACCGCCAACATGTTTAAGTGCTCCTATTACAAAGTTTTTTGTTTCCAGCAAAGATAACTCCATGGTGTTGTGGCTTAAACGTAATCGACGCAGCAAACCATTGGCTATAAGGCTCCCTTCTACCATTGATGGCGTGTTTAGGCCTAAGAATATTTTGCTGATACCTCAGAACATTAGCTATTTAGAGATTGGATATAAACCATCAAGAGATAATGAAATTACTATTGATATTTCTAAAACGGAATCCACTATTTCATCTCTTATCATTTTGTCCAACCTACTAAGGGGAGATTGGTATTACAGTCAGTACACCATAGTCCCAATAGAAGCGCATGAGTATAATATGGTCAACGTAATAAATTCCATTAAACgctgtgatatatataaatcgACGGAATCGGAATCTGTAAGCCACATAGAGCTATTTGACAATTATATTAACGGATGGCAATATGTCGTAGTAAACATGAGTGTTATAGATGGAACAAATATTACTGAGAAGAAAAAGGTGTATATGCGCCATTTTGATGAACGAGGTGATAAATATATGGATTTAGACGTGTTGGGTATACATACATATTTGGATATcttatataatatacagaCTATAGACCCTGAACTGTACAGCAGACCAGGATATACTACATCGTCTTATGGTCCTTCGATTTAAATTCTATTCAGATTAAAcataattttaaaatgcgGATATCATTATGGTTCCGCATGGTagatatatgtatacaaaCATCAATTTTATGAAAGCAACAAAATATTGAATATTCATTACTCTCGATATGGCATAACCGTTTGAAACAATTTCATTGAACTACTGATCAGTGTTCGTAATGCAGCATTTATCGTGCTcatattttacatatatttagaAAAAGTAAGAATCTTCTTCCGTTTTCGTTCCCCATTAAATTTCTCGAAATCTCGTTAACTTCCACAACTTATTCTACATGAATCTTTGACTTAACCTCTAACGGAATCCAATCTTTAATCATACGTCTAATATTGCGTTATGGTGATCTAAACTACGAAGTGAGGCATTTCTCGTATACGGATGTTGTTAGCTTATTCATGTGGAAAGACAAATTAATTGAATAACTGGGTAGACATAACATTTGTAAAAATTAAATACATCCAGAAGGCTCACCACATATTGTGTTGTCTGGTAAATTCGAAATTGATCATTTTAAATTTCTATAAAGAATACTGTTATTGAGTTGAATCAGtttgtaaatattaaaataaacAACTTGCAGTATTTCAGAAGTGGACAATATGTTGGTAAAATTTTCCAGTATAGATATTCCAAGCATTGATAATGTAAGTGCAAGTGCTTTGCAATGATTGGGTTGTATGTTAGAACCATGTTTTGACATCTTTCTTTccacatatacatactCTAACAACGTAATCGAGATGTATATGTTTTCTATATAATAGTTACAACAAATGTCTTATACTTTTTGTTTTGATAATAATGTAGGGTGAACCAAAGGACATACCATATACGGACCGACATACACAAAAAGTATTCGCAATGGTCATAAAGCAACCGTTTACTCATATAGTAACTtatgaaaatgatactGATAAAAATTAGAGTTAAAATTAGAAACGGAAAGGTACCCACGAATTTCTTTCATGCGATAATAAAAACTATTAGTTCCCAACACTGTTAAGAAATACATCACCTTTTCAATTGATGGCTAACAGGTAATAAAAATTGAAGGATCGAACAAAATATAGAAATGTGGTGCGCTATGCAATTTTGGATTTTATTGAGAATGAGTATATACAGAGTAATAACTATGTCATATC contains:
- a CDS encoding putative 23S rRNA (adenine(2503)-C(2))-methyltransferase produces the protein MVHPAIERSARYNGIRSVLQRSNAAGYRLSQILRSVYSAKSSNYLEMYHIPKHVREELHDHFGGSLLSLKPTTSTKSDRACKVLFENRDKSKVEAVLLSFPTHKSLCISSQVGCAYACAFCATGRIGLKRNLSVDEITDQVLYFRQNGHQIDSISFMGMGEPLSNPNVFRAINILSDNDLFAMSSRRLNISTVGILPGLKKLNRDHPHVNLAFSMHSPFTDQRNKLVPVNQLYPFRDVFELLDERIRLTGKRIWISYILIKGENDTREHAEELVKVISNRPDEIRYLYHVNLIPYNTVKSICKFERTEDNVIDTFKAILKKSKISFSFRNHFGQSIDAACGQLYADYEAVDESTLFGRGRSIRRGLKHTPSN